From Microbacterium sp. LWH11-1.2, one genomic window encodes:
- a CDS encoding helix-turn-helix domain-containing protein — protein MPTETVCRIDAPHDVYDAQCPCRGVLDLLADKWSALVIGALSEGPQRFGELKTRLQGISPKVLTATLRRLEARALLVRTVFAEVPVRVEYSLTDLGVDAEKPLRALRGWVEANIERFPAID, from the coding sequence ATGCCGACCGAGACCGTCTGCCGCATCGACGCCCCTCACGACGTGTACGACGCGCAGTGTCCCTGTCGCGGGGTGCTCGATCTGCTCGCGGACAAATGGAGCGCCCTGGTGATCGGCGCGCTCAGCGAGGGACCGCAGCGCTTCGGCGAGCTCAAGACCCGGCTGCAGGGCATCAGCCCGAAGGTGCTGACGGCGACCCTACGACGCCTCGAAGCGCGAGCGCTGCTGGTGCGCACGGTCTTCGCCGAAGTCCCGGTCCGCGTGGAGTACTCGCTCACCGACCTCGGCGTCGACGCTGAGAAGCCGTTGCGCGCGCTTCGCGGCTGGGTCGAAGCCAACATCGAACGTTTCCCGGCGATCGACTGA
- a CDS encoding GNAT family acetyltransferase, which yields MTVEIRALTDADVEPVIDLWHETGLTRPWNDPRADIRRARAVWPELLLVAVDRDTVVGAVMAGYDGHRGWLYYLASTPARRGEGIGRRLVQEAEARLEALGCPKVMLMVRPGNDAVLDFYDDLDYTREGTLLTGKRLIPDD from the coding sequence GTGACTGTGGAGATCCGCGCCCTGACCGATGCCGACGTCGAGCCGGTCATCGACCTCTGGCACGAGACCGGCCTCACCCGCCCCTGGAACGATCCTCGCGCCGACATCCGCCGCGCCCGCGCGGTGTGGCCCGAGCTGCTGCTCGTCGCCGTCGACCGGGACACCGTCGTCGGCGCCGTCATGGCGGGATACGACGGGCACCGCGGGTGGCTGTACTACCTCGCGAGTACGCCGGCGCGCCGCGGTGAAGGCATCGGTCGACGGCTCGTGCAGGAGGCGGAAGCCCGGCTCGAGGCGCTCGGATGCCCGAAGGTCATGCTGATGGTCCGTCCGGGGAACGACGCGGTGCTGGATTTCTACGACGACCTCGACTACACCCGCGAGGGCACGCTGCTCACCGGCAAGAGGCTCATCCCGGACGACTGA
- a CDS encoding protein kinase: MSLPPLPFDDTELQAAFTGRSLALPPLGRGSFKVAYFAGDGSDAVVKILTDPLPGDIDNTEVDASLLPERFAREVRAMQLTDSPHLGTVLVEPTAVQIGGSRFVTYEEPFYGGGTLADRLSASAMSAPDAESLVVSLLKAVRELWAHDIVHRDIKPGNIMFDGQGNAVLIDPGISLHVGLDDLTDSSQTSPMTLGYSAPEQHEARRYAQIDFRTDHFLVGVVGYCAVTGGHPILEPGMDRNAFIVKLLSFDKIDTSGLPCSDRLKQVLARLLAPKPNRRFRTTNEPLEILEVS; the protein is encoded by the coding sequence ATGAGCCTACCGCCCTTGCCGTTTGACGACACGGAGTTGCAGGCTGCCTTCACCGGCCGATCTCTGGCTTTACCGCCGCTTGGGCGCGGTTCGTTCAAGGTTGCGTACTTTGCGGGCGACGGATCTGACGCGGTCGTCAAGATCCTGACGGACCCGCTGCCGGGAGACATCGATAACACCGAGGTCGACGCCTCGCTTTTGCCGGAGCGATTCGCTCGAGAGGTTCGGGCGATGCAATTGACGGATTCACCTCACCTCGGAACGGTCCTGGTCGAACCAACCGCCGTCCAAATAGGTGGAAGTCGCTTCGTTACCTATGAGGAACCGTTCTACGGCGGAGGAACCTTGGCGGACCGTCTTTCAGCTAGCGCAATGAGCGCGCCCGACGCCGAAAGCCTGGTCGTGTCGTTGCTGAAAGCGGTCAGAGAGCTCTGGGCGCATGACATCGTCCATCGCGACATCAAGCCGGGGAACATCATGTTCGACGGTCAGGGAAACGCGGTGCTCATCGATCCAGGGATCTCGCTCCACGTAGGTTTGGATGACCTCACCGACTCGTCCCAAACGTCGCCGATGACGCTCGGATACTCTGCCCCAGAACAGCACGAAGCACGCAGATACGCTCAGATCGACTTTCGCACGGACCACTTTCTAGTCGGAGTCGTCGGATATTGCGCGGTGACCGGTGGGCATCCGATCCTTGAGCCAGGGATGGACCGCAACGCCTTCATAGTGAAGCTTCTTTCGTTCGACAAGATCGACACAAGCGGCCTTCCGTGTTCAGATCGCCTGAAGCAGGTACTAGCTCGCTTGCTCGCTCCGAAACCTAACCGGCGATTCCGGACGACAAACGAACCACTCGAGATCTTGGAAGTGTCATGA
- a CDS encoding inositol monophosphatase family protein — MTLEGELKDLATEIAREAGELALRRRRDGVHLAATKSTIADIVTEADREVEALIRARVDAARPDDGFLGEESGAESGTSGITWVVDPIDGTVNYAYGMPAYNVSIAAVRGSAEPGSWEALAAAVNAPALGELFTAARGHGAWAGETRLAVTSDTSAGALLATGFGYDPATHDGDLATVRRVMTMARDLRRSGSAALDLAYVAAGRLDGYFERGLKPWDFAAGALLVEEAGGLVSRHDVDSARPMLISGGPEVHARLLALLGEKH, encoded by the coding sequence GTGACGCTCGAGGGCGAACTCAAGGATCTCGCGACCGAGATCGCACGTGAGGCCGGCGAGCTCGCGCTCCGCCGTCGCCGTGACGGCGTGCATCTGGCCGCGACCAAGTCGACGATCGCCGATATCGTCACCGAAGCCGACCGCGAGGTCGAGGCACTGATCCGTGCGCGCGTCGACGCGGCCCGCCCGGACGACGGATTCCTCGGCGAGGAGTCCGGGGCCGAGAGCGGGACCAGCGGCATCACCTGGGTCGTCGATCCGATCGACGGCACCGTCAACTACGCCTACGGGATGCCGGCCTACAACGTCAGCATCGCCGCCGTGCGAGGCTCGGCGGAACCCGGGTCGTGGGAGGCGCTGGCCGCCGCGGTCAACGCCCCGGCGCTCGGGGAACTGTTCACGGCGGCCCGCGGGCACGGCGCCTGGGCGGGGGAGACCCGACTCGCGGTGACGTCCGACACCTCGGCCGGGGCGCTCCTCGCCACCGGCTTCGGATACGACCCGGCCACCCACGACGGCGACCTCGCGACCGTGCGACGCGTGATGACGATGGCGCGAGATCTGCGCCGGTCGGGATCCGCCGCCCTCGATCTCGCCTATGTGGCGGCGGGACGACTCGACGGCTACTTCGAACGAGGGCTCAAGCCGTGGGATTTCGCGGCGGGAGCGCTCCTCGTCGAGGAGGCCGGCGGCCTCGTCTCGCGCCACGATGTCGATTCGGCGCGGCCCATGCTGATCTCCGGAGGACCCGAGGTGCACGCCCGGCTCCTCGCTCTTCTGGGGGAGAAACACTGA
- a CDS encoding enoyl-CoA hydratase/isomerase family protein gives MSDAILFRVEEGMARLTLNRPTRLNAFNADLAHAWKDVTAEATSRADVKAILLDASGPAFCAGGDVIDMATTMGSSSGADITALAEVINAGIRSLTESSVPVVAAAHGTTAGGGLGILLCSDYAVVGSRSRLGSLYANIGLTPDLSVSAQLARAVGQRRALQLVLQDRLLTAQEAVEWGLVAEAVEGEDAATEAERVRARGEEIARFWLAGAADAYGQAKHLVRSQPERSFVEQLSEEARSIGAALETPDAQARVAAFAAASAKRSV, from the coding sequence ATGAGCGATGCCATCCTGTTCCGTGTCGAAGAGGGGATGGCACGGCTCACGCTGAACCGTCCGACCCGGCTCAACGCGTTCAACGCCGACCTGGCTCACGCTTGGAAGGACGTGACGGCCGAGGCCACGTCGAGAGCGGATGTGAAGGCGATCCTGCTCGACGCATCGGGCCCGGCCTTCTGCGCCGGCGGCGACGTCATCGACATGGCCACGACGATGGGATCGTCTTCCGGGGCGGACATCACGGCGCTCGCCGAGGTGATCAACGCCGGCATCCGCTCGCTCACCGAATCGTCGGTTCCCGTCGTCGCCGCGGCGCACGGGACGACGGCGGGCGGGGGACTCGGCATCCTCCTCTGCAGCGACTACGCCGTCGTCGGATCGCGATCCCGACTCGGCAGCCTCTACGCGAACATCGGTCTCACCCCGGACCTGTCGGTCTCGGCGCAGCTCGCCCGCGCCGTCGGGCAGCGCCGTGCGCTGCAGCTCGTCCTGCAGGACCGTCTTCTCACCGCGCAGGAGGCAGTGGAGTGGGGACTGGTCGCGGAGGCGGTCGAGGGAGAGGATGCCGCGACCGAGGCGGAGCGCGTGCGGGCACGCGGCGAGGAGATCGCACGCTTCTGGCTGGCCGGTGCCGCCGACGCGTACGGACAGGCCAAGCACCTGGTGCGATCCCAGCCGGAGCGCTCGTTCGTCGAGCAGCTGAGCGAGGAGGCCCGTTCGATCGGGGCAGCCCTCGAGACCCCGGACGCGCAGGCGCGGGTCGCGGCCTTCGCCGCGGCATCCGCGAAGCGATCCGTCTGA
- a CDS encoding substrate-binding domain-containing protein, whose protein sequence is MTAAARHDAILRELELRGSLTSAVLAARLGVTPMTLWRDLVALEQRGLLARVHGGAISLAVAQQQSREDGSGARVRPRPVATIGMIVPTTQYYFPEVIRGASQAAHEANCRLVVGATNYSSQEEFRQAERLIASGVDALMITPHDAIAESSPLQRMLEEAGIPVVMVERSVEDQLAGRLEWVRTDHAHGAEVAVRHLAQQGHRAIALAARPAATVAGLDAGFRRAMAAMDPASALWLRRDLPHPRIGDNADIAELGDLLDDCVQQGITAAILLGDADAMAFLDLVLERGLRVPEDFAVVAYDDEVAAFATVPLTAVAPPKHELGHTALRLCVDQLKRPAASAHTPVRMALLPALVVRESSVRAG, encoded by the coding sequence ATGACTGCTGCCGCCCGGCACGATGCCATCCTCCGCGAGCTCGAGCTGCGTGGTTCGCTGACCAGCGCCGTCCTCGCGGCGCGGCTCGGCGTGACCCCGATGACGTTGTGGCGGGACCTCGTCGCTCTGGAGCAGAGGGGCCTGCTCGCCCGCGTTCACGGGGGAGCGATCTCGCTCGCTGTCGCCCAGCAGCAGTCGCGCGAAGACGGGTCGGGGGCGCGCGTCCGCCCCCGACCGGTGGCGACCATCGGCATGATCGTCCCGACGACCCAGTACTACTTCCCCGAGGTGATCCGCGGGGCGAGCCAGGCGGCCCATGAGGCGAACTGCCGCCTCGTCGTCGGTGCGACGAACTACTCGTCGCAGGAGGAGTTCCGTCAGGCGGAGCGCCTCATCGCCAGCGGCGTCGACGCGCTGATGATCACCCCGCACGACGCGATCGCCGAGAGCTCGCCGCTGCAGCGGATGCTGGAGGAGGCGGGAATCCCGGTCGTGATGGTCGAGAGGTCGGTCGAGGACCAGCTCGCCGGACGCCTCGAATGGGTCCGCACCGATCACGCGCACGGCGCCGAGGTCGCCGTGCGTCACCTCGCGCAGCAGGGGCACCGTGCGATCGCGCTCGCCGCGCGGCCCGCGGCGACCGTCGCCGGGCTCGACGCGGGGTTCCGGCGCGCGATGGCCGCGATGGACCCGGCATCCGCGCTCTGGCTCCGCCGCGACCTCCCGCACCCGCGGATCGGTGACAACGCCGACATCGCAGAGCTCGGCGACCTGCTCGACGACTGCGTGCAGCAGGGGATCACTGCGGCGATCCTGTTGGGCGATGCGGATGCGATGGCCTTCCTCGACCTGGTCCTGGAGCGAGGGCTGCGCGTCCCCGAGGACTTCGCTGTCGTCGCCTACGATGACGAGGTCGCCGCCTTCGCGACCGTGCCGCTGACCGCCGTCGCGCCGCCGAAGCACGAGCTCGGGCACACCGCGCTGCGACTGTGCGTCGATCAGCTGAAGCGCCCCGCCGCCTCCGCCCACACGCCGGTGCGCATGGCGCTCCTCCCGGCCCTGGTGGTGCGGGAGTCGTCCGTCCGCGCCGGGTGA
- a CDS encoding SDR family oxidoreductase, translating to MSVQKVAIITGASQGIGAGLVAAYRELGYAVVATSRSITAGDDPGVLAVPGDAADPATAANVVRAAVDRFGRVDTLVNNVGVFTAKPFTDTTDEDYALNLGVNLGGFFHFTRNAIVPMLEQGGGHIVNITTTLVESARSDIPSVLASLTKGGIAAATKSLAVEYGDRGIRVNAVSPGMILTPLQGGATPEQLAAFHPLQKAGTVDDIARGVVYLEQNEFVTGEFLHIDGGQSAGH from the coding sequence ATGTCTGTTCAGAAAGTCGCGATCATCACCGGCGCGTCGCAGGGAATCGGCGCCGGACTCGTCGCCGCCTACCGGGAGCTCGGATACGCCGTCGTGGCCACGTCCCGCTCGATCACGGCGGGCGATGACCCCGGAGTCCTCGCCGTCCCGGGCGACGCCGCGGATCCCGCCACCGCCGCGAACGTCGTCCGCGCGGCCGTCGACCGCTTCGGACGGGTCGACACGCTCGTCAACAACGTCGGAGTGTTCACCGCCAAGCCCTTCACGGACACGACCGATGAGGACTACGCGCTCAACCTGGGCGTCAACCTCGGCGGCTTCTTCCACTTCACTCGGAACGCGATCGTCCCGATGCTGGAGCAGGGCGGCGGCCACATCGTCAACATCACCACGACGCTCGTCGAGTCCGCGCGATCCGACATCCCCTCCGTGCTCGCCTCCCTCACCAAGGGCGGGATCGCGGCAGCCACCAAGTCGCTCGCGGTGGAATACGGCGATCGCGGCATCCGCGTGAACGCCGTATCTCCCGGGATGATCCTCACTCCCCTGCAGGGCGGGGCGACGCCGGAGCAGCTCGCCGCCTTCCACCCTCTGCAGAAGGCCGGCACGGTGGATGACATCGCTCGCGGGGTCGTCTACCTCGAGCAGAACGAGTTCGTCACCGGCGAGTTCCTGCACATCGACGGCGGCCAGAGCGCGGGGCACTGA
- a CDS encoding sugar ABC transporter substrate-binding protein, producing MKTETPKGEVTFWSFLSGMADVAAAFNASQDDITVNFEEIPNGANGGYTKLSAAIESGSGPDIVGIEYDRLPGFVAAEQLAPVGDLVSGDVLGEYDEQVRNLVTFGDAAYALPYDAPPMVVWYRQDVLEAAGVEVPTTWNEFEEAARALKAVNPDAYLTSFFTNEPQLAPMAWQAGAEWFSVEDESWKVSVDDKKSQEVADYWQRLIDDGLVKAQLGFSDEWTADLNSGVVNGWVGGSWSASALKTRTEASGMAGKWIAAAPPSWDGEPTGALSGGTSFAIPENSENAAAAAVFLEWLVTSPDAIEARGAVGTAYPAFPGLADVAASVAPVDYYGNDIYEVFDEASANLGPWAWGPKYDLTATALKDSVTASPTLGDALTATQQATVGGLEKLGLDIKE from the coding sequence GTGAAGACCGAGACTCCGAAGGGCGAGGTCACCTTCTGGTCGTTCCTCAGCGGCATGGCCGATGTCGCCGCCGCGTTCAACGCGAGTCAGGACGACATCACCGTGAACTTCGAGGAGATCCCGAACGGAGCCAACGGCGGCTACACCAAGCTGTCCGCGGCGATCGAGTCCGGCAGCGGACCCGACATCGTCGGCATCGAATACGACCGGCTCCCCGGATTCGTCGCAGCCGAGCAGCTCGCTCCCGTCGGCGATCTGGTCTCCGGCGATGTCCTGGGGGAGTACGACGAGCAGGTGCGCAACCTGGTCACTTTCGGCGACGCCGCCTACGCGCTGCCGTACGACGCCCCGCCCATGGTCGTCTGGTACCGACAGGATGTCCTCGAGGCGGCCGGTGTCGAGGTCCCGACCACCTGGAACGAGTTCGAAGAGGCGGCGCGCGCGCTGAAGGCCGTGAACCCCGACGCCTACCTGACGAGCTTCTTCACCAACGAGCCGCAGCTCGCCCCCATGGCGTGGCAGGCCGGAGCCGAGTGGTTCAGCGTCGAGGACGAGAGCTGGAAGGTCTCGGTCGACGACAAGAAGTCGCAGGAGGTCGCCGACTACTGGCAGCGCCTGATCGATGACGGACTGGTCAAGGCGCAGCTCGGTTTCAGCGACGAATGGACCGCCGACCTCAACAGCGGTGTGGTCAACGGCTGGGTCGGCGGCTCCTGGAGTGCGTCCGCGCTCAAGACCCGCACCGAGGCATCCGGCATGGCCGGCAAGTGGATCGCGGCCGCTCCGCCGTCGTGGGACGGCGAGCCGACAGGCGCGCTCAGCGGCGGCACGAGCTTCGCGATCCCGGAGAACTCCGAGAACGCCGCCGCAGCGGCGGTGTTCCTCGAATGGCTCGTGACGTCGCCCGACGCCATCGAGGCGCGAGGTGCTGTCGGCACCGCGTACCCGGCGTTCCCGGGGCTGGCCGACGTCGCGGCATCCGTCGCACCCGTCGACTACTACGGCAACGACATCTACGAGGTCTTCGACGAGGCGTCCGCGAACCTCGGCCCCTGGGCCTGGGGGCCGAAGTACGACCTCACGGCGACTGCCCTCAAGGACTCGGTCACCGCGTCGCCCACGCTGGGCGACGCGCTGACGGCCACGCAGCAGGCCACTGTCGGCGGGCTCGAGAAGCTCGGCCTCGACATCAAGGAATAA
- a CDS encoding sugar ABC transporter permease — MTTPAPAKRRTRKTIPGTGGRTASVFLIPFFTLFALTMIAPVIYAIGMSLFAEKRSGLGFGGSTTEFVGLGNYVEVLADRTFTDGFGRLALYCLLYVPSLLVVALVLALLLDSAVAYAKRAFQLLLFLPHAVPGVIAALIWAYLYTPGVSPIVKALESGGIGIDFLSVQLVLPSMVNIAVWEWAGYNVIILFTALQAVPREILEAARVDGAGEIRTAFSIKTPLVWPAIGVALLFTVIGSLQLFTEPKILSSATTAVTSTWVPNMWAYDAAFNRNDLPQAAAASIILALLAGLLSFVVTRFTSKERAQ; from the coding sequence ATGACAACTCCGGCACCCGCGAAGCGGCGGACGAGGAAGACGATCCCGGGAACGGGCGGGCGCACCGCCTCGGTCTTCCTGATCCCCTTCTTCACGCTCTTCGCCCTGACGATGATCGCCCCGGTGATCTACGCGATCGGCATGAGTCTGTTCGCCGAGAAGCGCAGCGGCCTCGGCTTCGGCGGCTCGACCACCGAGTTCGTGGGTCTCGGGAACTACGTCGAGGTCCTCGCGGATCGCACCTTCACCGATGGCTTCGGGCGCCTCGCCCTCTACTGCCTGCTCTACGTTCCGTCGCTGCTCGTCGTCGCCCTGGTGCTCGCGCTCCTGCTCGACTCGGCCGTCGCCTATGCCAAGCGGGCATTCCAGCTGCTGCTCTTCCTGCCGCACGCGGTTCCGGGAGTGATCGCGGCTCTCATCTGGGCCTACCTGTACACCCCGGGCGTGAGCCCGATCGTGAAGGCGCTCGAATCGGGTGGCATCGGGATCGACTTCCTCTCCGTGCAGCTCGTGCTCCCCTCGATGGTGAACATCGCGGTGTGGGAGTGGGCGGGCTACAACGTGATCATCCTCTTCACCGCGCTCCAGGCCGTGCCGCGCGAGATCCTCGAGGCCGCAAGGGTGGACGGCGCGGGGGAGATCCGCACCGCGTTCTCGATCAAGACTCCTCTGGTCTGGCCGGCGATCGGCGTCGCGCTCCTGTTCACCGTGATCGGCTCTCTCCAGCTGTTCACCGAGCCGAAGATCCTGTCCTCCGCGACGACCGCGGTGACCAGCACCTGGGTGCCGAACATGTGGGCGTACGACGCGGCCTTCAACCGGAACGACCTTCCTCAGGCCGCAGCAGCGTCGATCATCCTCGCCCTGCTCGCCGGACTGCTGTCGTTCGTCGTCACCCGATTCACCTCGAAGGAGAGGGCGCAATGA
- a CDS encoding nuclear transport factor 2 family protein: MTAHTTAAAARIAPALTRWQQGIGAGDLDRIASAFTTDALFQGLRPEHSIGRAGVVAYYDSQPVPLTVEYDVLRAHDLGDDAVVAYLEALFHLEGREDIATHITLVFEREADDLLISHYHVSRVD; this comes from the coding sequence ATGACCGCACACACGACGGCAGCCGCAGCCCGGATCGCACCGGCGCTGACCCGATGGCAGCAGGGAATCGGCGCCGGGGATCTCGATCGCATCGCCTCCGCGTTCACGACGGATGCCCTGTTCCAGGGGCTGCGTCCGGAGCACTCGATCGGGCGTGCCGGGGTCGTGGCGTACTACGACTCCCAGCCGGTCCCCCTGACGGTGGAGTATGACGTCCTTCGGGCGCACGACCTGGGAGATGACGCGGTCGTGGCCTACCTCGAAGCGCTGTTCCACCTCGAGGGGCGCGAGGACATCGCGACCCACATCACGCTGGTCTTCGAGCGCGAGGCCGACGACCTGCTCATCTCGCATTACCACGTGTCCCGTGTGGACTGA
- a CDS encoding peptidoglycan DD-metalloendopeptidase family protein produces MGPTESVAAAEAVIALAAVAPLSRRAARQRVAADAPIDDAPLTRIDDAPQHAAEPVTVDAPAETDKVEDLVELSEPEASEAFEMPAATSAEAADDTADADAFERASRAFRATGPVPTASAPSEPAVGQSATDAKSESDAAAPAASRRERSARKVFAVGATVGVMSLAGLLAVSMTLPAEAVAASQGTSLAATSLVASSQQAADGESADEIQAFVAPAGVQNESLTRADGFSTISLVQVAAEQGINYSNEVFTNDPDAAIQWPFLVGVGMTDGYGMRSGRLHEGIDFVPGDGAPIQAIADGTVRIATEQGDAYGVTVYIDHVIDGAVITSHYSHMQYGSLQVKAGDTVKVGDIVGKTGNTGRSYGAHLHFELIVNGSTIDPLPWLRTNAGRSSY; encoded by the coding sequence GTGGGACCGACGGAATCTGTCGCAGCAGCTGAGGCTGTCATCGCCCTCGCCGCTGTCGCCCCGCTCTCCCGCCGCGCCGCCCGCCAGCGTGTGGCCGCCGACGCCCCGATCGACGACGCGCCCCTGACCCGCATCGACGACGCGCCTCAGCACGCAGCCGAGCCCGTCACCGTCGACGCCCCGGCCGAGACCGACAAGGTCGAAGACCTCGTCGAGCTCTCCGAGCCGGAGGCCTCCGAGGCTTTCGAGATGCCTGCAGCGACGAGCGCGGAGGCGGCGGACGACACGGCGGACGCCGACGCTTTCGAGCGCGCGTCCCGGGCATTCCGCGCGACCGGGCCCGTGCCCACGGCATCCGCTCCGTCCGAGCCGGCCGTCGGCCAGTCCGCGACCGACGCGAAGAGCGAGAGCGATGCGGCTGCTCCCGCCGCCAGCCGCCGTGAGCGCAGCGCACGCAAGGTCTTCGCCGTCGGTGCGACGGTCGGTGTCATGAGCCTCGCGGGTCTGCTCGCGGTCTCGATGACGCTCCCCGCCGAGGCTGTGGCCGCCTCCCAGGGCACGTCCCTTGCCGCGACCTCGCTCGTCGCCTCCTCCCAGCAGGCCGCCGACGGTGAGTCCGCCGATGAGATCCAGGCCTTCGTCGCTCCGGCCGGCGTTCAGAACGAGTCCCTCACGCGCGCCGACGGCTTCAGCACGATCTCGCTCGTCCAGGTCGCGGCCGAGCAGGGCATCAACTACTCCAACGAGGTCTTCACGAACGACCCCGACGCGGCCATCCAGTGGCCGTTCCTCGTCGGCGTCGGAATGACCGACGGCTACGGCATGCGCAGCGGCCGTCTGCACGAGGGCATCGACTTCGTCCCCGGCGACGGCGCTCCGATCCAGGCCATCGCTGACGGAACCGTGCGCATCGCGACCGAGCAGGGCGACGCCTACGGCGTGACCGTCTACATCGATCACGTGATCGACGGCGCGGTCATCACGAGCCACTACTCGCACATGCAGTACGGCTCGCTGCAGGTCAAGGCCGGCGACACGGTGAAGGTCGGCGACATCGTCGGCAAGACCGGAAACACGGGCCGTTCCTACGGCGCACACCTGCACTTCGAGCTCATCGTCAACGGATCGACCATCGATCCGCTGCCGTGGCTCCGCACGAACGCGGGCCGGTCCTCGTACTGA
- a CDS encoding TetR/AcrR family transcriptional regulator, giving the protein MGRTSDARERLLEAGERLFGERSYGAIGVAEISATAGAPKGSFYYYFPSKQEFAVAVIDEHWRRQKAEWSSILSSEGSAVDRLYRLFEATAAVQREAQAGVGAVAGCMFGNLALELSSTEPVIRERLQEIFETQVDMIAAVLGDERRDMATAVVANLEGLVLLAKLRNDPSLIESQWVSTARMLEADVSA; this is encoded by the coding sequence ATGGGTCGGACATCGGATGCGCGGGAGCGGCTGCTCGAAGCAGGGGAGCGGTTGTTCGGCGAGCGCTCGTACGGAGCGATCGGCGTCGCCGAGATCAGCGCGACCGCGGGTGCGCCGAAGGGCAGCTTCTACTACTACTTCCCCTCGAAGCAGGAGTTCGCCGTCGCTGTGATCGATGAGCACTGGCGCCGTCAGAAGGCGGAGTGGTCGAGCATCCTGTCGTCCGAGGGCAGCGCTGTCGATCGCCTGTACCGGCTCTTCGAGGCCACCGCCGCCGTGCAGCGCGAAGCGCAGGCGGGGGTCGGAGCCGTGGCCGGGTGCATGTTCGGCAACCTGGCCCTGGAGCTGTCATCCACGGAGCCGGTCATCCGCGAGCGTCTCCAGGAGATCTTCGAGACCCAGGTCGACATGATCGCCGCCGTGCTGGGGGACGAGCGGCGCGACATGGCGACGGCCGTCGTCGCGAACCTCGAGGGCCTCGTCCTGCTCGCGAAGCTGCGCAACGATCCGTCGCTGATCGAATCCCAGTGGGTCAGCACCGCTCGGATGCTCGAGGCCGACGTCTCGGCCTGA
- a CDS encoding zinc-binding alcohol dehydrogenase family protein, with the protein MANDTSSLPDRMPAIGARGRRPVSDSESLTDLSLPVPTPTGRDLLVEVEGVSINPVDVKVRAGSPTSGAHRILGYDAVGVVVGLGDQATRFAVGDRVFYAGQIDRPGTNSRYHLVNENIVGHAPRSLSTAEAAALPLTAITAWEALFDKLGLDGRSEGTLLVIGAAGGVGSLIIQFAKALTKLTVIAVASRPESVEWVERMGADHVVGRDFVDEVSAIAPSGVDYVFTSFTPGNVRAIADVIRPRGEVVSIDETGGSIDALKGKSVTWHWELMFTRPVTDPADHYQHELLEQVAELVDEGVIRTTMTEHLTPLDAATMRRAHEIVEASQTIGKVVVTDWPEEAHPLS; encoded by the coding sequence ATGGCAAACGACACCTCCTCCCTCCCTGACCGCATGCCCGCGATCGGCGCGCGCGGGCGCCGCCCCGTCTCGGACTCCGAATCGCTCACCGACCTCTCGCTGCCGGTCCCGACGCCCACCGGCAGAGACCTTCTGGTCGAGGTCGAGGGCGTCTCGATCAACCCCGTCGATGTGAAGGTCCGTGCGGGCTCGCCGACCTCCGGTGCGCATCGGATCCTCGGCTACGACGCGGTCGGCGTGGTCGTCGGCCTCGGCGATCAGGCGACCCGCTTCGCCGTGGGGGATCGGGTGTTCTATGCGGGACAGATCGATCGCCCCGGCACCAACAGCCGCTACCACCTCGTCAATGAGAACATCGTCGGCCACGCTCCTCGCTCGCTGTCCACCGCGGAGGCGGCAGCGCTCCCGCTCACCGCGATCACGGCGTGGGAGGCGCTCTTCGACAAGCTGGGTCTCGACGGCCGGAGCGAGGGGACTCTGCTTGTCATCGGTGCGGCCGGCGGTGTCGGCTCTCTCATCATCCAGTTCGCCAAGGCGCTCACGAAGCTCACCGTCATCGCGGTCGCCTCGCGCCCGGAGTCGGTGGAATGGGTGGAGCGGATGGGGGCCGATCACGTCGTCGGCCGCGACTTCGTCGACGAGGTCTCCGCGATCGCCCCGAGCGGCGTCGACTACGTCTTCACGTCGTTCACGCCCGGCAACGTCCGCGCGATCGCCGACGTCATCCGTCCGCGGGGCGAGGTCGTCTCGATCGACGAGACCGGTGGCAGTATTGACGCGCTGAAGGGCAAGAGCGTGACCTGGCACTGGGAGCTGATGTTCACCCGTCCGGTGACCGACCCCGCCGATCACTACCAGCACGAGCTCCTCGAGCAGGTCGCCGAACTCGTCGACGAAGGGGTGATCCGCACCACGATGACGGAGCACCTCACGCCGCTGGATGCCGCGACCATGCGCCGGGCGCATGAGATCGTGGAGGCATCGCAGACGATCGGCAAGGTCGTCGTCACCGACTGGCCGGAAGAGGCGCATCCACTATCGTGA